One Mercurialis annua linkage group LG3, ddMerAnnu1.2, whole genome shotgun sequence DNA window includes the following coding sequences:
- the LOC126671666 gene encoding uncharacterized protein LOC126671666, which translates to MGSSSAAKFSYQRLNNEEFYEAQAVRTSRKKCRKVHSRKRFRLKVPSLMRRFLRKKINIFYGFYAKVLRRLKESEAHFGDLFAGNYLFLQVNPTSFKSLEKAYHTNTLPKRFHYYNY; encoded by the coding sequence ATGGGTTCTTCTTCTGCAGCCAAGTTTTCGTATCAAAGACTGAATAATGAAGAGTTTTACGAGGCACAAGCTGTGAGAACATCAAGAAAAAAGTGCAGAAAGGTTCATTCAAGAAAAAGATTTAGACTTAAAGTTCCAAGTTTAATGAGGAGGTTCTTgagaaagaaaattaatattttttatgggTTTTATGCAAAAGTACTGAGGAGATTAAAAGAAAGTGAAGCTCATTTTGGTGATCTTTTTGCTGGGAATTATCTCTTCTTACAGGTTAATCCAACTTCATTCAAGTCTTTGGAGAAGGCTTATCATACTAATACTTTGCCTAAAAGGtttcattattataattattag